One Amaranthus tricolor cultivar Red isolate AtriRed21 chromosome 1, ASM2621246v1, whole genome shotgun sequence DNA window includes the following coding sequences:
- the LOC130820465 gene encoding 60S ribosomal protein L29-1-like, with translation MAKSKNHTAHNQSYKAHKNGIKKPRKHRHHSTKGMDPKFLRNQRYARKHNKKSDEEASAEE, from the exons ATGGCCAAGTCGAAGAATCACACTGCACACAATCAGTCTTACAAAGCCCACAAAAATGGCATCAAGAAGCCTCGCAAACATCGTCACCACTCCACCAAGGGG ATGGACCCGAAATTCTTAAGGAACCAGAGATACGCTAGGAAACATAACAAGAAGAGCGATGAAGAGGCTTCTGCGGAAGAGTAG
- the LOC130821655 gene encoding 60S ribosomal protein L29-1-like, whose protein sequence is MAKSKNHTAHNQSYKAHKNGIKKPRKHRHHSTKGMDPKFLRNQRYARKHNKQSDEGASAEE, encoded by the exons ATGGCCAAGTCGAAGAATCACACTGCTCACAACCAGTCTTACAAAGCCCACAAAAATGGCATCAAAAAGCCTCGCAAACATCGTCACCACTCCACCAAGGGG ATGGACCCGAAATTCTTGAGGAACCAGAGGTACGCTAGGAAGCATAACAAGCAGAGCGATGAAGGAGCTTCGGCGGAAGAGTAG
- the LOC130811506 gene encoding dihydrolipoyl dehydrogenase 1, chloroplastic-like has translation MQSSLSLSLSSSSSINHRSNHNFDFPSIVAKPLNLNLNLRFCGLRREALSFSATSRRVQVLSRRVPSCISAALSTNGSSPKTFDYDLVIIGAGVGGHGAALHAVEKGLKTAIIEGDVIGGTCVNRGCVPSKALLAVSGRMRELQNEQHLKSFGIQVGAANYDRQGVADHATNLASKIRGNLANSLKALGVDILTGFGTILGPQKVKYGEDKVVTAKDIIIATGSVPFVPKGIEVDGKTVITSDHALKLESVPDWIAIVGSGYIGLEFSDVYTALGSEVTFIEALDQLMPGFDPEISKLAQRVLINPRKIDYHTGVFATKITPARDGKPVTIELTDAKTKEPKDTLEVDAALIATGRAPYTQGLGLENINVVTQRGFVPVDERMRVIDGNGKLVPNLYCIGDANGKMMLAHAASAQGISVVEQVTGRDHILNHLSIPAACFTHPEISMVGLTEPQAKEKAEKEGFEISVAKTSFKANSKALAENEAEGLAKLIYRPDTGEILGVHIFGLHAADLIHEASNAIAMGTHIQELKFAVHAHPTLSEVVDELYKAAKVKVHASSTVKEPVAV, from the exons ATGCAATCCTCACTTTCTCTCTCCCTTTCATCGTCTTCCTCAATCAATCATAGATCAAACCATAACTTCGATTTCCCCTCCATTGTTGCGAAACCTCTCAATCTCAATCTCAATCTTCGCTTTTGTGGACTTCGCAGAGAAGCTCTGAGTTTCTCCGCTACTTCTCGCCGAGTTCAGGTTCTCAGTCGCCGAGTTCCGAGTTGTATCTCCGCTGCTTTATCCACTAATGGTAGCTCTCCTAAGACATTTGATTATGATCTCGTTATAATAGGTGCTGGTGTTGGTGGTCATGGCGCTGCTCTTCATGCCGTTGAGAAG GGCCTTAAAACTGCGATCATTGAAGGAGATGTAATAGGAGGGACTTGTGTGAACAGAGGCTGTGTCCCATCTAAAGCACTGCTGGCAGTCAGTGGGAGGATGCGTGAGCTTCAAAACGAGCAGCATTTGAAATCCTTTGGAATACAG GTTGGAGCTGCTAATTATGATAGACAAGGAGTTGCTGATCATGCAACCAACCTTGCATCAAAAATTCGTGGAAACCTGGCTAATTCACTCAAGGCACTTGGAGTGGATATATTAACTGGCTTTGGTACAATCTTG GGTCCACAAAAGGTAAAATATGGAGAAGATAAAGTTGTAACTGCCAAAGATATAATAATTGCAACTGGATCAGTTCCTTTTGTACCTAAAGGCATTGAAGTTGATG GAAAGACTGTTATTACCAGTGATCATGCACTAAAATTGGAGTCTGTACCTGACTGGATAGCAATTGTGGGGAGTGGCTACATTGGTCTGGAGTTCAGTGATGTCTATACAGCTCTCGGAAGTGAG GTCACTTTCATAGAAGCTCTGGATCAGCTTATGCCTGGTTTTGACCCAGAAATTTCAAAATTAGCACAGAGAGTGCTTATTAATCCCAGGAAAATTGATTATCACACTGGAGTTTTTGCAACAAAG ATCACTCCTGCGAGGGATGGAAAACCAGTCACTATTGAGCTTACTGATGCCAAGACCAAGGAGCCCAAGGATACATTGGAG GTTGATGCGGCACTGATTGCGACTGGAAGAGCACCATACACCCAGGGCCTTGGTTTAGAAAAT ATCAATGTTGTTACTCAACGAGGATTTGTTCCTGTTGATGAGCGCATGCGAGTTATAGATGGAAATGGCAAGCTG GTGCCTAACCTGTATTGTATCGGTGATGCAAATGGTAAAATGATGTTGGCTCATGCTGCTAGTGCCCAAGGAATCTCAG TTGTTGAACAGGTCACTGGAAGAGATCATATTCTCAACCATTTAAGTATCCCAGCTGCATGTTTCACTCATCCAGAGATTAGCATGGTTGGATTGACCGAG CCTCAAGCCAAGGAGAAAGCTGAAAAGGAGGGATTTGAAATAAGCGTGGCCAAGACAAGTTTCAAGGCAAATTCAAAGGCACTGGCAGAAAATGAGGCAGAGGGACTTGCTAAG TTGATATATAGGCCCGACACCGGGGAGATCCTTGGAGTACATATATTTGGATTGCATGCAGCAGACCTCATTCATGAAGCATCTAATGCTATCGCGATGGGAACACATATACAA GAATTGAAGTTTGCTGTTCATGCACACCCCACGCTCTCTGAAGTGGTAGATGAGCTTTATAAAGCTGCTAAG GTTAAAGTTCATGCTTCTTCTACAGTTAAAGAACCAGTTGCAGTCTAA